One Aminivibrio pyruvatiphilus genomic window carries:
- a CDS encoding TRAP transporter small permease subunit, giving the protein MQRFGKLVSLLILPLIVGIVYSSLKSYIYNETPIWTFEVSLFLYGSFFMLGSAYCHLQKKHVAVDVLSHYLPPKWKRILAIFAEAVVLFVALTIIWVSVPGAWRSTLMRERSTHQTPFNPEVWWYRWIIPVSCALISWQAFKDMLALILGRPEKTGGEAS; this is encoded by the coding sequence ATGCAGCGATTTGGCAAGCTCGTGTCACTTCTGATTCTGCCGCTCATTGTCGGCATCGTCTACAGCTCCCTGAAGTCGTATATTTACAACGAAACCCCCATCTGGACTTTTGAAGTGTCCCTATTTCTTTATGGATCATTTTTCATGCTCGGATCCGCCTACTGCCACCTCCAAAAGAAGCACGTGGCGGTGGATGTGCTCAGCCATTACCTTCCCCCGAAGTGGAAGCGCATCCTGGCCATCTTCGCCGAGGCCGTGGTGCTCTTCGTGGCCCTGACGATAATCTGGGTGAGCGTTCCAGGGGCCTGGCGCTCCACCCTCATGAGGGAGCGGTCCACCCACCAGACGCCCTTCAACCCGGAGGTCTGGTGGTACCGCTGGATCATTCCCGTTTCCTGCGCCCTCATTTCCTGGCAGGCATTCAAGGATATGCTTGCCCTCATTCTCGGCCGCCCGGAAAAGACCGGCGGCGAAGCCAGCTGA